A single window of Hyla sarda isolate aHylSar1 chromosome 2, aHylSar1.hap1, whole genome shotgun sequence DNA harbors:
- the C2H11orf54 gene encoding ester hydrolase C11orf54 homolog isoform X1 has translation MADTESCPLHFPALEDIVGVLERGLKKNYAEVAVKVVDCPDLTQDPFGFPVKGLCGKSRIADVGGVPYLVPTARPDKVYNINTVAKKIDLPGAYLLGAGACSHEKVGMNAEMIFSIKSESPTSPAINGNYLASVNPADNSCLLEKYREKHSDHDFGLLSNLYASEGNPGKVIEVKVKRRTGKDNFVSCMRKTLKDHYGDKSVGMGGSFIIQEGKAKLHVMPREFSACPLNTDEDVDRWLKFYEMKAPLICQSVFVSHDPGFDLRLEHTHCFSHHGEGGHYHYDTTPDSVQYLGYFHPAEYLYRIDKPLVTHMVGRD, from the exons ttCTGGAACGTGGATTGAAAAAGAATTATGCAGAAGTTGCTGTGAAGGTTGTGGATTGCCCTGATCTTACACAGGATCCCTTTGGATTCCCTGTAAAAG GTTTATGTGGCAAGTCAAGGATTGCAGATGTTGGAGGTGTTCCATACTTGGTTCCCACTGCACGCCCCGATAAG GTTTATAACATTAACACTGTCGCAAAGAAGATTGATCTACCTGGAGCCTACTTACTAGGTGCTGGAGCATGTTCTCATGAAAAAGTGGGGATGAATGCGGAG ATGATATTTTCCATAAAGTCAGAGAGCCCAACTTCACCTGCTATAAATGGCAACTACTTGGCCAGCGTCAACCCGGCAGATAACAGCTGTCTTTTGGAGAAATACAGGGAAAAGCACAGTGATCATGATTTTGGGCTTCTATCAAATCTGTATGCTAGTGAGGGGAACCCAGGAAAG GTCATTGAAGTCAAGGTAAAGAGACGCACTGGTAAAGACAACTTTGTGAGCTGCATGAGAAAAACTTTAAAGGACCATTATGGAGACAAATCTGTTGGCATGGGAGGGTCATTCATTATACAAGAGGGGAAAGCAAAACTCCATGTAATG CCTCGTGAATTCTCTGCCTGCCCCTTAAACACGGATGAAGATGTAGATCGCTGGTTGAAGTTTTATGAAATGAAGGCTCCTCTCATTTGTCAGTCGGTGTTTGTTTCTCATGACCCT gggtTTGACTTACGTCTTGAACATACCCATTGCTTCAGTCACCATGGTGAAGGAGGACACTACCATTATGACACAACACCAGATTCTGTGCAATACCTTGGATATTTTCATCCAGCAGAGTATCTCTACCGCATTGACAAACCTCTTGTTACACACATGGTTGGACGGGATTAG
- the C2H11orf54 gene encoding ester hydrolase C11orf54 homolog isoform X2, which translates to MADTESCPLHFPALEDIVGVLERGLKKNYAEVAVKVVDCPDLTQDPFGFPVKGLCGKSRIADVGGVPYLVPTARPDKVYNINTVAKKIDLPGAYLLGAGACSHEKVGMNAEMIFSIKSESPTSPAINGNYLASVNPADNSCLLEKYREKHSDHDFGLLSNLYASEGNPGKVIEVKVKRRTGKDNFVSCMRKTLKDHYGDKSVGMGGSFIIQEGKAKLHVMGFDLRLEHTHCFSHHGEGGHYHYDTTPDSVQYLGYFHPAEYLYRIDKPLVTHMVGRD; encoded by the exons ttCTGGAACGTGGATTGAAAAAGAATTATGCAGAAGTTGCTGTGAAGGTTGTGGATTGCCCTGATCTTACACAGGATCCCTTTGGATTCCCTGTAAAAG GTTTATGTGGCAAGTCAAGGATTGCAGATGTTGGAGGTGTTCCATACTTGGTTCCCACTGCACGCCCCGATAAG GTTTATAACATTAACACTGTCGCAAAGAAGATTGATCTACCTGGAGCCTACTTACTAGGTGCTGGAGCATGTTCTCATGAAAAAGTGGGGATGAATGCGGAG ATGATATTTTCCATAAAGTCAGAGAGCCCAACTTCACCTGCTATAAATGGCAACTACTTGGCCAGCGTCAACCCGGCAGATAACAGCTGTCTTTTGGAGAAATACAGGGAAAAGCACAGTGATCATGATTTTGGGCTTCTATCAAATCTGTATGCTAGTGAGGGGAACCCAGGAAAG GTCATTGAAGTCAAGGTAAAGAGACGCACTGGTAAAGACAACTTTGTGAGCTGCATGAGAAAAACTTTAAAGGACCATTATGGAGACAAATCTGTTGGCATGGGAGGGTCATTCATTATACAAGAGGGGAAAGCAAAACTCCATGTAATG gggtTTGACTTACGTCTTGAACATACCCATTGCTTCAGTCACCATGGTGAAGGAGGACACTACCATTATGACACAACACCAGATTCTGTGCAATACCTTGGATATTTTCATCCAGCAGAGTATCTCTACCGCATTGACAAACCTCTTGTTACACACATGGTTGGACGGGATTAG